The genomic stretch AGAGAATGAAAGCAGTAAAGATCATTGACAATCGAACTGTGAACTGGCCTAATGAATCAGATCGGTCATGAGAACAACTCAAATGTGCAAATATGCAAGAGCTCGAACTAATTGCGTCTCATTGCCTTTTCTGAGGGAAAAAATGGTAAGCTGGATGTTCACCAAAAGAGGGAGAGAGGACAGAAGGAACCTTCCAGGTGTATTCCAAGCAAAATAAACCATCAACCACCAAAGCAGATATTAGTAACATCCATGAAGTGTGAACTTAATACAACCAGGTGTACTGATTCAATAGTCAGAGAGTACTTTCTTCCCAATAAATAGAAGAATCATCATCCTTTACTTCATTCTCTTGATGACCTTATCAGGATTACTCAATACAAAATGATAAAAAGAAACACACACACTACCAATTAAAAAAAATGAGGTTAGCGTGGCAACTATGCACTGAATTCTATCAAAAGAGGGACTAAACATGTCTAACAATGAAGCAGGTAGCAAGTAAATAACAACATTCATCGTAAGTCCATCTACAAATCAATCTTTTCAGCCTCTAATCTTATGACAACTACAAGCACCTAACTTAAATCAAGTACAATGAGAATTTTGTAACGAGCAACTCTCCTGAGAAAATAAGGTACTCTACAAGACAGGCTCTAACAAAAAGACTATGGAAGAAGATCGCCAATCAACATTCTGATGACCTGAGGTCTTCTAAAGCAGCGGTAACCTGTTCCCGAACAAGCTCGATCCTCTTTAGATAAACCTCAAGCTCCAGAATTTGCTGCTGCCTCCACTTATGATCACTGGGCATTCCAGGATTTGGGCCAGCAACCCCTAAACCAAGACCAAGAATGTCGAAGCCGCCAATGCCGCCAAATCCTGTGCCAAGACCCAATCCGAACCCAGTCTGCCCAGCGACAGTGACAGAGCTGATGAACTCCTTCAGTAACGGTGACATGATACTCCTGATAGCCTCCTCGGTGGCGCCACCACCCGTGCTCACTGGCATGGGCGAAGGGGTCGCTGCAGCTGGCGATACGGTTGGcacttgcaaaggaggtggcggTGCAATTGTTGGCACTAAATTCTCGACAGCAACAACAAGCCGGTCCTCAGCAGCATCAGTTATCATCAGCGCGGACGTAGCTGGCAATGGCAATGCGGGGGCCTCCAGCTCTTGCGCCGTCCTCCTCCGAACGCGCCGGCCTCCCCTGCCCCTCGCAGTGGGCGTGGGCGTGGACGCGCTCCCTCCGCCGCCATCCTCCATCGCAGCGGCGGCCACGGGGTTGATGTCGTCCTCGTCGGAGGCGTCGGccgcgctgccgccgccgccttctccGCGCCTGAACGCGGGGCGCCAGATGTGGCGCGCGACGTCGTAGATGGCGCCCTCGTGCGCGCTCCGGAACGCGAACGCGGCGCCCTGCGCCGCGACGCGCGCGGCGCCGACGCGGTACTTCTTCTTGAGGCGGCGCAGCTTCTCGATGAGCTGGCTCTTGGTGAAGTCGAAGGAGAGGCGGCGGCGGATCTCCTCGTAGAAGGGGCCCGTGTCGTACTGGTGCGACGCGAACGTGGTGCCCCGGCGCGCCGTGAAGTCGAGGAAGCCGCGCAGGATGAGGAGCTCCTCGTCGTCCGTCCACAGCCGCTGGAACAGACGCCGCGAGTCGTCCGCGGACGGACcgtgcggctgcggctgcggcggcggaacTGCGCCGGCGGGCTCGGGGGCGGGAGCGAGAGGGTGAGGGTGAGGTGGGACCGAAGCTGCGTCGGGGAAGGGTAGAGGATCCTGGCCCTGGGGATTGGCGAGGTCGGAGTTGGACGCATCGGTGTCGGTGCCCTCGTCGTCTTCGTCGCcgccggcggaggaggaggccgcggcgTCGTGGGGGTGGTCGTCGGCCATGGCCGGGTTGGGTTTGGGGTCGGGAATGGATGGAGCTCGGGTTTGGTGGAAATCGGTTACCGGATACGGATAGGACTGGGTCCAGCTGCTGCGTGGCACCACGCCACGAGGCGTTTgctgcccgccgccgccggtctgCGGTTTTGGCTCGTCCTTCTTTCACTGTCAAGTGGGCCCGATCTGTTTGTTAGTCATGGACGAGAGGATGCCCGAGTGCCCAACAGCCAACAGACAAATGACGCGCACGGTCACAGCCATCTCTTCATTCGCGGGTGCCCAATGGTGCCATGGTGGCACCCACCACGCCACCGGGTCAGGGATTAATCTACAGATCAATTTGTTTACTGATacagtctagttagtctatgattggacaatatttgtcaaatacaaacgaaagtgctactattcttgttttgcaaaaaaatttggaagtaaacaactcTGTTGATTTGCACACGCAACAGCTCATTGTGTTCATCTCTGAATCTCTGATGAACCAGGGCTTCACCTGTATGCTAAAACTGCATTGATTAggaaagatgttaccttaaatTTGAATTGCCAAATGAAAAGGCATTAACCTGAAGCTGAACTAGAAACTACTGTTGGCATTTGCGGTGTTGATAGACCGTATGAGTTGGTAGGATAAGTATTTATTTCCAGTAACATGTGTTTGTTCCTAGTAATGAAATTTCTTGGATCAAATTATCCTCCAATGAAAGCATCTATCGAAGGTGAAGGATCATGTTGTGTTGAGAGAGCTGCTCTGCCGAGTAGTTCATCTATCTCTTACCCATCCAAAATAAAAACAAGCATCAGTGACAGGTCGTCCTCTTCTATGCAGCGCAAGGAGTAGCAGCAGGAAGATAGCCATTGTTGGTTGCCAGGTAATGCTCAGATACACAAACAAGTATCATTGGAGATTGGTAATATTCAGCAACTAGGATGGTAATTTAGAAGGTAAAGTTTAGCTCCATAACTGAAGAACTATGGAAACATTGTGGGCGGTGAGAAATTGTCAACAGAGCGTACTACTTGCAACCTTAACATTACAGAAACTAATATATTACACCTTGGCAAAGGCAGTGAAAATAATCTTTCTCCTCAAAAGGTAGATAACTTATAACATGTCACGGCATCAGCTATGTTTTTCCATGTTGCCCAAAATTGAGGCGGTGGCAAAGGGAAGGTTCTAACTCTTTGCCCGACTAGCTAAGGCTAGTAGcctaagagcatcttcaagagttctctatttttttcttctaaaaCTTATAGTTTTATAACTCCTAAAATAGTATTAGTAGTATTAGGAGAACAAGAACAATAAgttcatctccaacagtttatttcttaaaaaaaataaatttaggcTTTTTGCGGCTTTTTATACCAGTGAACGACGTCGCCGATGACTAGTACTAGGGGTCCTCAGCGTTGCGGCGGCACGCGTGACGCGTCCCTACACATGGACATGCCCGTGCACTACACACGAAGGTGGCTAGGTCGGATCGCACCGCGATCTCCGCGAGGACGTGCACGTCCCTCTAGACCATCCTCATCGACTCGCACCGCCACCAGGTTTGTGTCCTCAAAGCTCAAGCTCTAAAGCTTAGTAGCAATGACGTGTACGTATTTTATGTGGGATACAGTGTGAGAGAGCAGCATTGCTAGCTCCCTTGCGTACGTACGTAGGTCTCACATCCTTAAGTATTACTCCTATATGGTTTGTCTTTGATGAGGGTACTCACTCATGGGCCATTGTC from Sorghum bicolor cultivar BTx623 chromosome 3, Sorghum_bicolor_NCBIv3, whole genome shotgun sequence encodes the following:
- the LOC8057259 gene encoding probable transcription factor At3g04930; translation: MADDHPHDAAASSSAGGDEDDEGTDTDASNSDLANPQGQDPLPFPDAASVPPHPHPLAPAPEPAGAVPPPQPQPHGPSADDSRRLFQRLWTDDEELLILRGFLDFTARRGTTFASHQYDTGPFYEEIRRRLSFDFTKSQLIEKLRRLKKKYRVGAARVAAQGAAFAFRSAHEGAIYDVARHIWRPAFRRGEGGGGSAADASDEDDINPVAAAAMEDGGGGSASTPTPTARGRGGRRVRRRTAQELEAPALPLPATSALMITDAAEDRLVVAVENLVPTIAPPPPLQVPTVSPAAATPSPMPVSTGGGATEEAIRSIMSPLLKEFISSVTVAGQTGFGLGLGTGFGGIGGFDILGLGLGVAGPNPGMPSDHKWRQQQILELEVYLKRIELVREQVTAALEDLRSSEC